In Brachypodium distachyon strain Bd21 chromosome 2, Brachypodium_distachyon_v3.0, whole genome shotgun sequence, one genomic interval encodes:
- the LOC104582661 gene encoding uncharacterized protein LOC104582661: protein MGCHGILRPFYKSIAGFSPKLSLDRVARTPHKTMDHDVETNTLEDLDNRPLITARCCESVLLDDLPSVSASSRVSETCTQSDDHIDADPLPSPPSATKLTVSELTNDEKDPDDASQTIGSESADHIDGDPLLSPPSTTKSTVSELMNEENTNDVIYELADEEKTDVTYDYLPQAGLLKRDGEIGIHEATFMTKIVGNYLKHDMHVHLKYRRYMDQLLEVVHDN from the exons ATGGGGTGCCATGGAATCCTTCGCCCGTTCTACAAAAG TATTGCAGGCTTCTCGCCCAAACTTTCGTTAGACCGAGTGGCCCGAACTCCACACAAG ACCATGGATCACGACGTTGAAACAAACACTCTTGAGGATTTAGATAACCGGCCTTTAATAACAGCAAGATGTTGTGAATCAGTTCTTTTGGATGATTTACCTTCCGTCTCAGCATCATCTCGGGTTTCTGAAACTTGTACGCAATCAGATGATCATATAGATGCTGATCCATTGCCATCGCCTCCATCAGCAACCAAGTTGACAGTTTCTGAACTGACTAATGACGAAAAAGATCCAGATGATGCTTCTCAAACGATAGGTTCAGAATCAGCTGATCATATAGATGGCGATCCATTGCTATCGCCTCCATCAACAACCAAGTCGACAGTTTCTGAATTGATGAATGAGGAAAATACAAATGACGTGATATATGAATTGGCGgatgaagaaaaaactgaCGTGACATATGACTATCTACCACAAG CCGGACTGTTAAAACGGGATGGTGAGATTGGAATACATGAAGCAACCTTTATGACAAAGATTGTCGGAAACTATCTCAAGCATGACATG CAcgtacacctcaagtaccggagatacatggaccagtTACTAGAggtcgtgcacgacaactaa